A window of Pedococcus aerophilus contains these coding sequences:
- a CDS encoding SRPBCC family protein translates to MAALHLTRHTAADPAAVWDVVAGFDGYGDWMPMTRMTTDDGAPRVGWGFAGISGIGPLAFSDSMLVTRWEPPESTAPTSPAVFRIVKTGRLLGGWAEITITPEPHVSTPGVLGSRLDWVEEVVVRPLPFKRLFAPLLDRASAWLYGRAIDAMLARAVEVSAAPGRSR, encoded by the coding sequence ATGGCCGCCCTCCACCTCACCCGCCACACCGCCGCCGACCCCGCTGCCGTCTGGGACGTCGTGGCCGGCTTCGACGGCTACGGCGACTGGATGCCGATGACGCGGATGACCACCGACGACGGCGCACCCCGGGTCGGATGGGGGTTCGCCGGCATCAGCGGGATCGGTCCCCTGGCCTTCTCCGACTCGATGCTGGTCACCCGCTGGGAGCCCCCCGAGTCAACAGCCCCCACCTCGCCCGCGGTCTTCCGGATCGTCAAGACCGGCCGGCTGCTCGGCGGCTGGGCCGAGATCACCATCACCCCCGAGCCCCACGTCTCCACCCCGGGTGTCCTCGGGTCACGCCTGGACTGGGTCGAGGAGGTCGTGGTGCGCCCGCTGCCCTTCAAGCGGCTCTTCGCCCCCCTGCTCGACCGCGCCAGCGCGTGGCTCTACGGGCGTGCCATCGACGCCATGCTCGCCCGGGCGGTCGAGGTGTCGGCGGCCCCCGGGCGGTCCCGGTGA
- a CDS encoding O-methyltransferase: MSAQKPASWAYAEEFVTENEVIENARRRGEELGATPVGNGAGVLLRLLAAAVKARSVVEIGTGAGTSGLWMLQGMPDDGILTTIDVEAEHQGVAKKAYAEAGVAHQRTRVITGRALDVLPRMTDGAYDMVVVDGDKGEYPEYVDHAIRLLRSGGVLVLDNMLWHDKVADPAARDDQTTVLRDLGKKLRDDDRLVPALLPVGDGVLAAVKR; encoded by the coding sequence ATGAGTGCACAGAAGCCGGCCAGCTGGGCCTACGCCGAGGAGTTCGTCACCGAGAACGAGGTGATCGAGAACGCCCGCCGTCGCGGCGAGGAGCTCGGCGCGACCCCGGTCGGCAACGGCGCCGGTGTGCTGCTCCGCCTTCTCGCGGCCGCGGTGAAGGCTCGCTCGGTCGTCGAGATCGGCACCGGCGCGGGCACCTCCGGCCTCTGGATGCTCCAAGGGATGCCCGACGACGGCATCCTCACGACCATCGACGTCGAGGCCGAGCACCAGGGCGTCGCCAAGAAGGCCTACGCCGAGGCCGGGGTCGCCCACCAGCGGACCCGCGTCATCACCGGCCGGGCCCTGGACGTCCTGCCCCGCATGACCGACGGCGCCTACGACATGGTCGTGGTCGACGGCGACAAGGGCGAGTACCCCGAGTACGTCGACCACGCGATCCGCCTGCTGCGCTCGGGCGGCGTGCTGGTGCTCGACAACATGCTGTGGCATGACAAGGTCGCCGATCCGGCTGCGCGCGACGACCAGACGACCGTCCTGCGCGACCTCGGCAAGAAGCTGCGGGACGACGACCGGCTGGTCCCCGCCCTGCTGCCCGTCGGCGACGGCGTGCTGGCGGCCGTCAAGCGCTGA
- a CDS encoding enoyl-CoA hydratase/isomerase family protein, whose translation MAQSTVAPQTPNEPVVVEREGAVATVRLNRPEAMNSLDTPTKEALLTALTDVAADATVRCVVLTGSGRAFCVGQDLKEHIRLQQSDDPSLWETVPKHYNPIVELLTTMNKPVVAALNGVAAGAGAAFALAADFRVMVDTAGFNLAFAGIALSCDSGSSWSLQRLVGPARAKELLLLPRTVPADECLALGIVTRVVAADELEPTVRELATTLASGPTLAYGSIRNAVAFSAGHGLSESLEREGEYMALTGASADHKAAVAAFLAKEKPTFTGA comes from the coding sequence ATGGCCCAGAGCACCGTCGCACCGCAGACCCCGAACGAGCCCGTCGTCGTCGAGCGCGAGGGCGCCGTGGCGACGGTCCGCCTCAACCGGCCGGAGGCGATGAACTCCCTCGACACCCCGACGAAGGAGGCGCTGCTGACGGCGCTGACCGACGTCGCCGCCGACGCCACGGTGCGGTGCGTCGTGCTCACTGGCAGCGGCCGGGCGTTCTGCGTGGGACAGGACCTCAAGGAGCACATCCGGCTCCAGCAGAGCGACGACCCGTCGCTGTGGGAGACCGTCCCGAAGCACTACAACCCCATCGTCGAGCTGCTCACGACGATGAACAAGCCGGTCGTGGCCGCCCTCAACGGCGTCGCCGCGGGCGCCGGTGCCGCCTTCGCCCTGGCGGCGGACTTCCGCGTGATGGTCGACACCGCGGGGTTCAACCTGGCCTTCGCCGGGATCGCCCTGTCGTGCGACTCGGGTTCGTCGTGGAGCCTGCAGCGGCTCGTCGGTCCTGCGCGGGCCAAGGAGCTGCTGCTGCTCCCCCGGACCGTGCCAGCCGACGAGTGCCTCGCCCTCGGCATCGTCACGCGCGTGGTCGCGGCCGACGAGCTCGAGCCCACGGTCCGCGAGCTCGCGACGACGCTGGCCTCCGGTCCGACCCTGGCCTACGGCTCGATCCGCAACGCGGTGGCCTTCAGCGCCGGTCACGGGCTGAGCGAATCCCTGGAGCGCGAGGGCGAGTACATGGCCCTGACGGGCGCCAGCGCCGACCACAAGGCCGCCGTGGCGGCGTTCCTCGCCAAGGAGAAGCCCACCTTCACCGGGGCGTAG
- the sigE gene encoding RNA polymerase sigma factor SigE yields MGPARQDVHGDVQEAPAWVPPTWEEIVEQHSARVYRLAYRLTGNPHDAEDLTHDVFIRVFRSLHSYQPGTFEGWLHRITTNVFLDKMRRKQRIRFDALSDESAARLPTREAGPEAAYDATHFDDDVQRALDALSPDFRAAVVLCDIEGLSYEEIATTLGVKLGTVRSRIHRGRAQLREALAHRDPTLDRPALDIDRTPVPAARRRLPVIRRAVPGSR; encoded by the coding sequence ATCGGCCCGGCCCGGCAGGATGTCCACGGTGACGTCCAGGAGGCCCCCGCCTGGGTGCCCCCGACGTGGGAGGAGATCGTCGAGCAGCACTCTGCCCGCGTCTACCGCCTGGCCTACCGCCTCACCGGCAACCCGCACGACGCCGAGGACCTGACCCACGACGTGTTCATCCGCGTGTTCCGGTCCCTGCACAGCTACCAGCCCGGCACCTTCGAGGGCTGGCTGCACCGCATCACCACCAACGTCTTCCTCGACAAGATGCGACGCAAGCAGCGCATCCGGTTCGACGCCCTGTCCGACGAGAGCGCGGCCCGCCTGCCCACCCGGGAGGCAGGCCCTGAGGCGGCGTACGACGCCACCCACTTCGACGACGACGTGCAGCGTGCGCTCGACGCCCTGTCGCCCGACTTCCGGGCAGCGGTCGTCCTGTGCGACATCGAGGGCCTGTCCTACGAGGAGATCGCCACCACGCTCGGGGTCAAGCTCGGCACGGTGCGCTCGCGCATCCACCGTGGGCGCGCGCAGCTGCGTGAGGCCCTCGCCCACCGCGACCCGACCCTGGACCGCCCGGCCCTGGACATCGACCGCACCCCCGTCCCTGCTGCCCGGCGACGTCTCCCGGTGATCCGCCGCGCGGTCCCGGGGTCGCGGTGA
- a CDS encoding DNA-3-methyladenine glycosylase I — protein MSGLVVGPDGLPRCAWAGSAPDYLTYHDTEWGVPVHGEQALYERLTLEAFQSGLSWITILRKRESFRAAFAGFDPEVVATFGDRDRERLMADVGIVRNRLKVEAAIRNAAAVLALREHGGLDAFVWSHAPAEHTPPRSAEDFRATSPESIALAKGLKKAGFVFVGPTTMYAAMQACGLVDDHVVGCHRSGAGPEVTRGLS, from the coding sequence GTGAGTGGGCTGGTCGTCGGTCCGGACGGGCTGCCCCGGTGCGCGTGGGCGGGGTCCGCGCCGGACTACCTGACCTACCACGACACCGAGTGGGGCGTGCCCGTCCACGGTGAGCAGGCGCTGTACGAGCGCCTCACCCTGGAGGCCTTCCAGTCGGGGCTGTCGTGGATCACCATCCTGCGCAAGCGCGAGTCGTTCCGCGCCGCCTTTGCCGGGTTCGACCCCGAGGTGGTCGCCACCTTCGGCGACCGTGACCGCGAGCGGCTGATGGCCGATGTCGGAATCGTCCGCAACCGCCTGAAGGTCGAGGCCGCCATCCGCAACGCCGCAGCGGTCCTCGCGCTGCGCGAGCACGGGGGGCTCGACGCGTTCGTCTGGTCCCACGCGCCCGCGGAGCACACCCCGCCCAGGTCGGCCGAGGACTTCCGCGCGACCTCGCCGGAGAGCATCGCCCTCGCCAAGGGCCTCAAGAAGGCCGGCTTCGTCTTCGTCGGTCCCACGACGATGTATGCCGCGATGCAGGCGTGCGGCCTCGTCGACGACCACGTCGTGGGGTGCCACCGCTCGGGCGCGGGCCCCGAGGTGACCCGGGGCCTGTCGTGA
- a CDS encoding DUF3117 domain-containing protein: MAAMKPRTGDGPLEVTKEGRGIVLRMPLEGGGRLVVEMTPDEVRALGEAIDNCEGLK; the protein is encoded by the coding sequence ATGGCGGCAATGAAGCCGAGGACTGGCGACGGCCCGCTCGAGGTGACCAAGGAAGGTCGCGGCATCGTGCTGCGCATGCCCCTCGAGGGTGGTGGCCGTCTCGTCGTCGAGATGACCCCCGACGAGGTCCGCGCGCTGGGTGAGGCCATCGACAACTGCGAAGGCCTGAAGTAG
- a CDS encoding DivIVA domain-containing protein, with amino-acid sequence MIWVFFTVIAVLVIGAFAALVTGRLHHDPMAEATSTQGAPALGDEFSSDEISAVRFDTALRGYRMDQVDAVLDRLQARIAELERPGDVVR; translated from the coding sequence GTGATCTGGGTCTTCTTCACCGTCATCGCCGTGCTGGTCATCGGCGCGTTCGCCGCGCTCGTGACCGGGCGGCTGCACCACGACCCGATGGCAGAGGCGACCAGCACGCAGGGCGCGCCCGCCCTCGGCGACGAGTTCTCCTCCGACGAGATCTCCGCGGTGCGGTTCGACACGGCGCTGCGCGGCTACCGCATGGACCAGGTCGATGCCGTGCTCGATCGGTTGCAGGCCCGGATCGCCGAGCTGGAGCGCCCCGGCGACGTGGTGCGCTGA
- a CDS encoding leucyl aminopeptidase family protein has product MPAPELLDPPSSSWSLRPDPLADVLADLDPTDLVLAVPVHAGGLPSGEDVAAVLQVVGLDVSEVQAAHEPSSEAGAVTRLQLVPGERAARTVLLVGLGDGAPDALRTAGAALGRAGRGRTSLVVAVSGLSAEGQAALVEGIALGGFTSPRWLGTDAKPASRPAAEVTLAGEFDEVVCSRAVTRARATMLARNLAVVPSNTKNPAWMAAQARVVGRRAGLDVKVWSERELKAEGFGGILAVGAGSATPPRLVQLAHVPAGATATTPHVVLVGKGITFDTGGLDIKPAEGMLAMKTDMSGSAIVLAVLEACAILDLPVRVTGLLALAENAVSGSAYRPSDVLTMYGGRTVEIGNTDAEGRIVMADALAYADAHLEPDVLLDIATLTGAARVALGRSMAPVYATDDALSDALVAAGRATGELLWPFPLVDDYRFALDSEVADVNHIAGTPVGAGSITAALFLREFVGERRWAHLDIAGVGRSDVDRGLLTKGGTGFGARLLLTWLEEMS; this is encoded by the coding sequence GTGCCTGCACCTGAACTGCTCGACCCCCCGTCCAGCTCGTGGTCCCTGCGGCCCGACCCGCTCGCCGACGTCCTGGCCGACCTCGACCCGACCGACCTCGTCCTGGCCGTGCCGGTCCACGCCGGCGGGCTGCCCTCCGGCGAGGACGTCGCGGCTGTCCTGCAGGTCGTCGGGCTCGATGTCAGCGAGGTCCAGGCCGCCCACGAGCCGAGCAGCGAGGCCGGGGCCGTCACGCGCCTCCAGCTGGTGCCGGGGGAGCGCGCAGCCCGAACCGTGCTGCTCGTCGGTCTCGGTGACGGGGCCCCGGACGCGCTGCGCACCGCAGGTGCGGCGCTCGGTCGCGCGGGCCGCGGTCGCACCTCGTTGGTCGTGGCCGTCAGCGGGCTCAGCGCCGAGGGCCAGGCAGCGCTCGTCGAGGGCATCGCCCTAGGGGGCTTCACCTCCCCCCGGTGGCTGGGGACCGACGCCAAGCCGGCGAGCCGGCCGGCCGCCGAGGTGACCCTCGCCGGCGAGTTCGACGAGGTCGTCTGCAGCCGGGCGGTGACGCGCGCCCGGGCGACGATGCTGGCCCGCAACCTCGCCGTCGTGCCCTCCAACACCAAGAACCCCGCGTGGATGGCGGCGCAGGCCCGCGTGGTGGGCCGCCGCGCAGGTCTGGACGTCAAGGTCTGGAGCGAGCGGGAGCTGAAGGCAGAGGGCTTCGGCGGCATCCTCGCCGTGGGCGCCGGCTCGGCCACCCCGCCCCGCCTCGTCCAGCTCGCGCACGTCCCGGCGGGCGCCACGGCGACGACTCCCCACGTGGTCCTGGTCGGCAAGGGGATCACCTTCGACACCGGTGGGCTCGACATCAAGCCTGCCGAGGGCATGCTCGCCATGAAGACCGACATGTCGGGCTCCGCCATCGTGCTCGCGGTGCTCGAGGCCTGCGCGATCCTCGACCTGCCGGTACGCGTCACCGGGCTCCTCGCGCTGGCGGAGAACGCGGTGAGCGGCAGCGCCTACCGGCCCTCCGACGTCCTCACCATGTACGGCGGCCGGACGGTCGAGATCGGCAACACCGACGCCGAGGGCCGGATCGTCATGGCCGACGCCCTCGCCTACGCGGACGCGCACCTCGAGCCGGACGTCCTGCTCGACATCGCCACCCTCACCGGGGCCGCCCGCGTCGCCCTGGGGCGCTCCATGGCTCCCGTGTACGCCACGGACGACGCACTGAGCGACGCCCTGGTCGCAGCAGGTCGGGCGACCGGCGAGCTGCTGTGGCCGTTCCCGCTCGTGGACGACTACCGCTTCGCGCTCGACAGCGAGGTGGCGGACGTCAACCACATCGCGGGCACTCCCGTCGGCGCCGGCTCGATCACGGCAGCATTGTTCCTGCGCGAGTTCGTGGGCGAGCGACGCTGGGCGCACCTCGACATCGCCGGGGTGGGTCGTTCCGACGTCGACCGCGGACTCCTGACCAAGGGCGGGACGGGCTTCGGAGCCCGCCTGCTGCTCACCTGGCTGGAGGAGATGTCATGA
- a CDS encoding S1C family serine protease codes for MSDERPPTSDQPGHEADRQEGHVPAPATDASVPATEARPEAPASAGAAEPAAAPEPVWDPWAPPRAAAPATGATEQPYGAAAPAPAPHDHTQPVDLSHTQEISRAPDGAAQTPVWASEPTGWPTQGDRDTTSDASAGAPGTTPAVAPGSSSGSSSGSSSGSSSGGPSTAAPGAGWDPISAASADAGYPSQQVHWVGGQPVATSAPHQKGPGWGALVAVAAVSALVAATLGGMFGGWLGATDRIGFGNLDRTGTSIPSVGAGATARPEGSIANIAAKALPSVVTIKVKGADGAGTGSGFVLDRDGHIITNNHVVASAADGGTIAVELSNGTEIEATIVGRDSSYDLAVLKTDRTDLVPLVIGSSKDVVVGDQVIAVGAPLGLESSVTSGIVSALNRPVSPGGDGDQQSFINAIQTDAAINPGNSGGPLLDMQGHVIGINSAIARIPGAADVQSGNIGVGFSIPSDQVAKTAEQLIKTGKAEHPIIGVVLDRQYTGSGVKILADGSGTGGDPVSKDGPADKAGIKPGDVIVEFDGRPVSDADDLVVAIRAKSVGDAVPMKLKRGSETISVTVTLSGTSGS; via the coding sequence ATGAGCGACGAGCGTCCCCCGACCAGCGACCAGCCCGGTCACGAGGCGGACCGGCAGGAGGGCCACGTGCCGGCCCCTGCCACCGACGCGTCCGTCCCCGCGACCGAGGCCCGACCCGAGGCGCCGGCTTCGGCCGGTGCGGCTGAGCCCGCCGCCGCTCCCGAACCGGTGTGGGATCCGTGGGCGCCGCCGCGCGCCGCCGCTCCCGCCACGGGTGCGACCGAGCAGCCGTATGGCGCCGCGGCGCCGGCTCCCGCGCCGCACGACCACACCCAGCCCGTCGACCTGTCGCACACCCAGGAGATCTCTCGCGCCCCGGACGGGGCCGCCCAGACTCCGGTGTGGGCCAGCGAGCCCACGGGCTGGCCGACCCAGGGCGACCGGGACACCACCTCCGACGCCTCGGCCGGCGCGCCGGGCACCACGCCCGCCGTCGCTCCGGGCAGCTCCTCGGGCAGCTCCTCGGGCAGCTCCTCGGGCAGCTCCTCGGGTGGTCCGTCGACCGCCGCCCCGGGCGCCGGGTGGGACCCCATCTCCGCGGCCAGCGCCGACGCCGGGTACCCCAGCCAGCAGGTTCACTGGGTGGGCGGCCAGCCCGTCGCCACGAGTGCGCCCCACCAGAAGGGCCCCGGCTGGGGCGCGCTGGTGGCCGTCGCCGCCGTGTCCGCCCTCGTGGCCGCGACCCTCGGTGGGATGTTCGGGGGGTGGCTGGGTGCGACGGACCGGATCGGCTTCGGCAACCTCGACCGCACCGGCACCTCGATCCCGTCGGTCGGAGCAGGGGCGACCGCTCGTCCCGAGGGCAGCATCGCCAACATCGCCGCCAAGGCGCTGCCGAGCGTCGTGACCATCAAGGTCAAGGGTGCGGACGGTGCCGGCACCGGGTCGGGCTTCGTGCTCGACCGGGACGGCCACATCATCACCAACAACCACGTCGTGGCCAGCGCGGCCGACGGGGGCACCATCGCGGTGGAGCTCTCCAACGGCACCGAGATCGAGGCCACCATCGTCGGCCGCGACAGCTCCTACGACCTGGCCGTGCTCAAGACCGACCGCACGGACCTCGTGCCGCTGGTCATCGGGTCGTCCAAGGACGTCGTCGTCGGTGACCAGGTCATCGCGGTCGGTGCACCCCTCGGCCTGGAGTCCAGCGTCACCTCGGGCATCGTCAGCGCCCTCAACCGACCGGTGAGCCCCGGCGGCGACGGCGACCAGCAGTCGTTCATCAACGCGATCCAGACCGATGCCGCGATCAACCCCGGCAACAGCGGCGGCCCGCTGCTGGACATGCAGGGGCACGTGATCGGCATCAACTCCGCCATCGCGCGCATCCCGGGGGCGGCCGACGTGCAGTCGGGCAACATCGGGGTCGGGTTCTCCATCCCGAGCGACCAGGTCGCCAAGACCGCCGAGCAGCTCATCAAGACCGGCAAGGCCGAGCACCCGATCATCGGGGTCGTGCTCGACCGGCAGTACACCGGCAGCGGCGTGAAGATCCTGGCCGACGGCTCCGGCACCGGCGGCGACCCGGTGAGCAAGGACGGTCCCGCCGACAAGGCCGGCATCAAGCCCGGCGACGTCATCGTCGAGTTCGACGGCCGACCCGTCTCGGACGCCGATGACCTCGTCGTCGCGATCCGTGCCAAGAGCGTCGGGGACGCCGTGCCGATGAAGCTCAAGCGCGGAAGTGAGACGATCAGCGTCACAGTCACCCTGTCGGGAACCTCCGGCAGCTAG
- the dapE gene encoding succinyl-diaminopimelate desuccinylase has product MANHPEDPTQPATGNPPLDLSADVVTLTAALCDIESVSLDEQRVCDAIEVALAPLDHLTVTRIGNTLVARTELGRSERVVLAGHIDTVPLTKAPANLPTRREGDDLVGRGTVDMKGGVAVQLKAALVTEPSRDLTFVFYEGEEIDSEHNGLLHVQQQRPDLIEDADFAVLLEPTASQVEGGCKGTLRVDVTARGVAAHSARPWNGRNAIHGAADLLNRLTAYEPATVTVDGLDYHEALNATGIRGGIAGNVIPDECVVTVNYRYAPDKTPEVALAHVAELFEGYDLVELDNAAGARPGLHLPAAKAFVEALDLPVIAKEGWTDVARFSAMDIAAVNFGPGDPNLAHHDDERCPVSQLVSAEAALLRWLA; this is encoded by the coding sequence ATGGCGAACCACCCCGAGGACCCGACCCAGCCCGCGACGGGCAACCCCCCGCTCGACCTGTCCGCCGACGTCGTGACGTTGACCGCGGCGCTGTGCGACATCGAGTCGGTCAGCCTCGACGAGCAGCGGGTCTGCGACGCCATCGAGGTCGCCCTCGCCCCCCTGGACCACCTCACGGTCACCCGGATCGGCAACACCCTCGTCGCGCGCACCGAGCTCGGTCGCAGCGAGCGCGTGGTCCTCGCCGGTCACATCGACACGGTGCCCCTCACCAAGGCGCCCGCCAACCTCCCGACCCGCCGCGAGGGCGACGACCTCGTCGGGCGCGGGACCGTCGACATGAAGGGCGGCGTCGCGGTGCAGCTCAAGGCGGCCCTGGTCACCGAGCCGAGCCGCGACCTGACCTTCGTGTTCTACGAGGGCGAGGAGATCGACAGCGAGCACAACGGCCTCCTGCACGTGCAGCAGCAGCGCCCCGACCTCATCGAGGACGCCGACTTCGCCGTCCTGCTCGAGCCGACCGCCAGCCAGGTCGAGGGCGGGTGCAAGGGCACCCTGCGCGTCGACGTCACCGCCCGCGGCGTCGCCGCCCACTCGGCCCGTCCGTGGAACGGACGCAACGCCATCCACGGTGCGGCGGACCTGCTGAACCGCCTCACGGCATACGAACCGGCCACGGTGACCGTCGACGGGCTCGACTACCACGAGGCCCTCAACGCGACCGGGATCCGCGGCGGGATCGCCGGCAACGTCATCCCCGACGAGTGCGTCGTCACCGTCAACTACCGCTACGCCCCCGACAAGACCCCCGAGGTCGCGCTCGCCCACGTCGCCGAGCTCTTCGAGGGCTACGACCTCGTGGAGCTCGACAACGCCGCGGGCGCCCGACCGGGCCTGCACCTGCCGGCCGCTAAGGCCTTCGTCGAGGCGCTCGACCTGCCCGTGATCGCCAAGGAGGGCTGGACCGACGTGGCCCGCTTCTCGGCGATGGACATCGCGGCGGTGAACTTCGGGCCCGGCGACCCCAACCTCGCCCACCACGACGACGAGCGCTGCCCCGTCTCGCAGCTCGTCTCCGCCGAGGCCGCGCTGCTGCGCTGGCTGGCCTGA
- a CDS encoding TIGR00730 family Rossman fold protein produces the protein MDLNKDLNKDFEYHTGPVTLRGSRVPGTTTDQRLLDSRGSSEWVHTDPWRVMRIQSEFVEGFGALAELGPAVSVFGSARTKPGTPYYEIGTQVGRALVEAGYAVITGGGPGAMEAANLGAIGAGGASVGLGIELPFEQGLNEHVNLGVNFRYFFARKTMFVKYAQGFIVLPGGFGTLDELFEAVTLVQTQKVTSFPIVLMGTEYWGGLLEWLRGTVLDAGTVSAKDIDLLQLTDDVDEAVRIVTCADPVVVPKRPE, from the coding sequence ATGGACCTCAACAAGGACCTGAACAAGGACTTCGAGTACCACACGGGTCCGGTCACCCTCCGGGGTTCCCGCGTGCCGGGGACGACCACCGACCAGCGGCTGCTCGACAGCCGTGGCTCGAGCGAATGGGTGCACACCGACCCGTGGCGCGTGATGCGGATCCAGAGCGAGTTCGTCGAGGGCTTCGGTGCCCTCGCGGAGCTCGGCCCAGCGGTCAGCGTCTTCGGCTCCGCGCGCACGAAGCCGGGCACGCCCTACTACGAGATCGGCACCCAGGTGGGTCGTGCCCTCGTGGAGGCCGGGTATGCCGTGATCACCGGTGGCGGGCCCGGTGCCATGGAGGCCGCGAATCTCGGGGCGATCGGTGCGGGTGGCGCGTCGGTGGGCCTGGGCATCGAGCTGCCGTTCGAGCAGGGGCTCAACGAGCACGTCAACCTCGGCGTGAACTTCCGCTACTTCTTCGCCCGCAAGACGATGTTCGTCAAGTACGCCCAGGGGTTCATCGTCCTGCCTGGCGGGTTCGGGACGCTCGACGAGCTGTTCGAGGCGGTGACCCTCGTGCAGACGCAGAAGGTCACGTCGTTCCCCATCGTCCTGATGGGCACCGAGTACTGGGGCGGGCTGCTCGAGTGGCTGCGGGGGACGGTGCTCGACGCCGGGACGGTCAGCGCCAAGGACATCGACCTCCTCCAGCTCACCGACGACGTCGACGAGGCCGTGCGCATCGTGACGTGCGCGGACCCGGTGGTCGTCCCGAAGCGCCCTGAGTAG